One Prunus dulcis chromosome 7, ALMONDv2, whole genome shotgun sequence DNA segment encodes these proteins:
- the LOC117635598 gene encoding ethylene-responsive transcription factor ERN1-like, with product MEFQFQQQNQICFPAAANKAVGIPMSKVGKLKGRTRSNNANKFVGVRQRPSGRWVAEIKDTTQKIRMWLGTFETAEEAARAYDEAACLLRGSNTRTNFITHVSLDSPIASRIRNLLNTKKGGSSKQVIEQTSSSIADHDYMNASHPPTSSTTSSDKYMTRNISTASTSTCNSTSSGSDTLSSEVFQDSQLFDDVYRPDLRHCNEEFELSSSASQSNLSWDGFQTGVDGFSFAQQVFDLPKHQAATAASSSSTTTTTTAAEADSEFLEFERMKVERQISASLYAMNGVQEYMDTVYDPNEPSWDLPPLCPLFC from the coding sequence ATGGAATTTCAGTTTCAACAGCAGAACCAAATTTGCTTCCCAGCAGCAGCTAACAAAGCTGTAGGCATTCCAATGAGCAAAGTGGGAAAGTTGAAGGGAAGAACTAGAAGCAACAACGCAAACAAGTTTGTTGGTGTGAGGCAAAGGCCTTCAGGGAGATGGGTAGCTGAGATCAAAGACACCACACAGAAGATAAGAATGTGGCTCGGAACCTTTGAGACTGCCGAAGAGGCTGCTCGAGCTTACGATGAAGCTGCCTGCCTTCTTCGCGGCTCAAATACTCGAACCAACTTTATTACACATGTCTCTTTGGATTCTCCTATTGCTTCTCGAATCCGAAATCTACTTAACACCAAAAAAGGAGGATCAAGCAAACAAGTAATAGAGCAAACTAGTTCTAGTATTGCTGATCATGATTATATGAATGCCTCACATCCTCCCACATCTTCAACTACTAGTAGTGACAAGTACATGACTAGAAATATTAGCACTGCTAGTACAAGCACCTGTAATTCCACCAGCAGTGGCAGTGATACACTATCTAGTGAGGTGTTTCAAGATTCTCAGCTGTTTGATGATGTCTACAGACCAGATTTGAGACACTGCAATGAGGAATTTGAGTTGAGCTCTTCTGCTTCTCAATCCAATCTTTCATGGGATGGATTTCAAACCGGGGTTGACGGGTTCTCATTTGCCCAACAAGTGTTTGATTTGCCGAAACATCAGGCAGCTactgctgcttcttcttcttctactactactactactacaGCAGCTGAAGCTGATTCGGAGTTTCTGGAATTCGAAAGGATGAAAGTTGAAAGGCAGATATCAGCTTCCCTCTATGCAATGAATGGAGTGCAAGAGTATATGGATACAGTTTATGATCCTAACGAACCCTCTTGGGATCTTCCACCATTGTGTCCTTTGTTCTGCTAA
- the LOC117633971 gene encoding uncharacterized protein LOC117633971, with amino-acid sequence MAEQVNHNSIETLVGSNYTKWREDVEIAVGLLDYEMAIEVDAPAVPDADASAGAKAKYAKWVKANKMAILIMRRSISPSVKGSITSCDNAKKFIDSIGEKFQESEKAEIGTLMGQLTDTKYNGERCYFQAS; translated from the exons ATGGCAGAACAAG TTAATCACAACTCGATTGAAACTCTCGTTGGCTCCAACTACACCAAATGGAGGGAAGATGTGGAAATTGCTGTAGGTCTGCTGGACTATGAGATGGCTATTGAAGTAGATGCTCCTGCAGTACCTGATGCAGATGCATCTGCTGGagcaaaagcaaaatatgCCAAATGGGTTAAGGCAAACAAAATGGCTATTCTAATCATGAGAAGGTCAATTTCACCATCTGTCAAGGGAAGCATTACATCATGTGATAATGCCAAGAAGTTTATTGATTCTATTGGGGAGAAGTTTCAGGAATCAGAAAAGGCTGAGATTGGAACTCTAATGGGACAGCTTACTGATACAAAATACAATGGGGAAAGATGT TACTTTCAAGCATCTTAG